A genome region from Variovorax paradoxus includes the following:
- the murJ gene encoding murein biosynthesis integral membrane protein MurJ, protein MSLLKSASTVSLLTLASRITGLVRDVLFASVFGVSALTDAFNVAFRIPNLFRRVFGEGAFSQAFVPVLAARKTEAGEEGARQLIDHVATLLTWTLVIVCVAGVVGAPLMVWAMASGLAGFDAAVVMTRWMFPYIGFMSLVALAGGILNTWRKFAVPAASPVLLNIALILSISVGAPLFRRWGIEPIYAQCVGVLVGGVLQLALQVPALRKLGLMPRIGASFKALRTAWSDPTTRKVLRLMLPALLGVSVAQISLLINTQIASHLAVGSVTWVTNADRLMEFPTAMLGVALGVVLMPQLASARAAKDDARYSSLLDWGLRLVVLLSAPCAVALLLFAKPLVAVLFHNGAYTGEDVGRTTLALMGYGVGLVGIVAVKVLAPGYYAKHDTRTPMLIAVGVLVLTQVLNVFLVPVLQHAALTLTIAIGALVNSAWLLAGLMRRGSYKPEPGWGKFALQVLAGTLVLAGLLVWGSQHFDWIGLRDHRLGRIGLLAALIAGSALLYFAVLLAVGVRLRSFIRR, encoded by the coding sequence GTGTCCCTGCTCAAATCCGCCTCCACAGTCTCCCTGCTGACCCTCGCTTCGCGGATCACGGGCCTCGTGCGCGACGTGCTGTTCGCCTCGGTTTTCGGCGTGAGCGCGCTGACCGACGCCTTCAACGTCGCCTTCCGCATTCCCAACCTGTTTCGCCGCGTGTTCGGCGAGGGTGCCTTCAGCCAGGCCTTCGTGCCGGTGCTGGCAGCGCGCAAGACCGAGGCCGGCGAAGAGGGCGCCCGCCAGCTGATCGACCATGTCGCCACGCTGCTTACCTGGACGCTGGTGATCGTCTGCGTGGCCGGCGTGGTGGGCGCGCCGCTCATGGTCTGGGCCATGGCCAGCGGACTGGCCGGCTTCGACGCCGCGGTGGTCATGACGCGATGGATGTTCCCGTACATCGGATTCATGTCGCTGGTGGCCCTGGCGGGCGGCATCCTCAATACCTGGCGCAAGTTCGCGGTGCCGGCCGCCTCGCCGGTGCTGCTCAACATCGCGCTGATCCTGTCGATCTCGGTCGGCGCACCGCTGTTCCGGCGCTGGGGCATCGAGCCGATCTATGCCCAGTGCGTGGGCGTGCTGGTCGGCGGTGTGCTCCAGCTGGCGCTGCAGGTCCCGGCGCTGCGCAAGCTCGGCCTGATGCCGCGCATCGGCGCCAGCTTCAAGGCGCTGCGCACTGCATGGAGCGACCCGACCACGCGCAAGGTGCTCAGGCTGATGCTGCCCGCGCTGCTGGGCGTGAGCGTGGCGCAGATCTCGCTGCTCATCAACACGCAGATCGCCTCGCATCTTGCGGTGGGCAGCGTGACCTGGGTCACCAATGCCGACCGCCTGATGGAATTTCCCACCGCCATGCTCGGCGTGGCCCTCGGCGTGGTGCTGATGCCGCAACTGGCCAGCGCCCGCGCCGCCAAGGACGACGCGCGCTATTCGTCGCTGCTCGACTGGGGCCTGCGCCTCGTGGTGCTGCTGTCGGCGCCGTGCGCCGTCGCGTTGCTGCTGTTCGCCAAGCCGCTGGTGGCGGTGCTCTTCCACAACGGCGCCTACACCGGCGAGGACGTGGGCCGCACCACGCTGGCGTTGATGGGCTATGGCGTGGGGCTCGTCGGCATCGTGGCGGTGAAGGTGCTCGCGCCCGGCTACTACGCCAAGCACGACACGCGCACCCCCATGCTGATCGCGGTGGGCGTGCTGGTGCTCACGCAGGTGCTCAACGTGTTCCTCGTGCCCGTGCTGCAGCATGCGGCGCTGACGCTGACCATCGCGATCGGCGCGCTGGTCAATTCCGCGTGGCTTCTGGCAGGCCTCATGCGCCGTGGCAGCTACAAGCCAGAACCGGGCTGGGGCAAGTTCGCGCTGCAGGTGCTGGCCGGCACGCTTGTGCTGGCGGGCCTGCTGGTGTGGGGCTCGCAGCACTTCGACTGGATCGGCCTGCGCGACCACCGGCTGGGGCGCATCGGGCTGCTGGCCGCGCTCATCGCCGGCTCGGCGCTGCTCTACTTCGCCGTGCTGCTTGCCGTGGGCGTGCGGCTGCGCAGCTTCATCCGCCGCTGA
- the rpsT gene encoding 30S ribosomal protein S20: MASAKPKKKNPRLASGRKRVRQDTKLNAANTSLRSKYRTAVKNVEKAVLAGDKTKASELFAKAQSIVDTVADKGIFHKNKAARDKSRLSAKVKALALAPEKAAA; encoded by the coding sequence ATGGCATCCGCCAAGCCCAAGAAGAAGAACCCGCGCCTCGCCTCCGGCCGTAAGCGCGTCCGCCAGGACACCAAGCTCAACGCTGCGAACACCTCGCTGCGCTCCAAATACCGTACCGCTGTGAAGAACGTCGAAAAGGCTGTTCTCGCTGGCGACAAGACCAAGGCAAGCGAACTGTTCGCGAAGGCCCAGAGCATCGTCGACACCGTCGCCGACAAGGGCATCTTCCACAAGAACAAGGCAGCCCGCGACAAGAGCCGCCTGTCGGCCAAGGTCAAGGCCCTCGCCCTCGCGCCTGAAAAGGCAGCCGCCTGA